From Corvus moneduloides isolate bCorMon1 chromosome 2, bCorMon1.pri, whole genome shotgun sequence, one genomic window encodes:
- the CKAP2 gene encoding cytoskeleton-associated protein 2 isoform X2 codes for MAARVAPRLPASRRSEPAFREQRRQKVEEYLSRKKTFSGVPIQENQTSISSRTRRATTSKLQDKLQLSTSPKPEMENKENVDKVSWDHSVVSSETKVTLNSSAIPLTSCLSGTNCNLEDQDPKNKVIDIKSQHVSLSKAFLEIKRIKEKHLIAEKQKASISAPKKPALGRYRGKVIQSKINSFRKAVKTEGENSSLPDKKPFPSATKQAANSLSTKSCNAVLKTIKVTNNPKSVKSNGVLPFQSKPSDKAATNLQSGLKKQLTFAVGPKKVTVPKVVGGRGPQPSKAASSNPDRRVWGAKKCADFCEDARPEAPTKSTSVAPGTKSGQNSKMDGNRKSILPKESAEERRARLDEWRASRGKAMRRPPIYALLGPQSKSEEQELSAADIEKVNKTLSECLQLTEQGHQGEEVRAMLEDLIQSIPGVKKLAKYWICCMHLEQRGHLEKLIAVYEEAILAGALPKEELRHTLVDTIKNTESLCNSENGATVIEAHLSEVVEVSKEPNSPVEPVQEAFKDFCPDDDQKAESDNKRAEKSSEVIKKEEIDLDLKPREEILPKKNKKHKAKERAKKKGKCEREQNEDGKKNMAQAVNSPEKENDTSYSMRYNLPTTPYLESVKMHSEANDCSAKDLKIVTPLRYSQRIREKMCKLPEGVKDQDSCVSSLEPLGDLESKATVFIHKHSNALQETSAEIEE; via the exons ATGGCGGCGCGTGTGGCTCCGCGGCTCCCGGCTAGTCGCAGGTCCGAGCCCGCCTTCCGCG AACAAAGACGACAGAAAGTCGAAGAGTATCTATCAAGAAAGAAGACTTTTTCTGGTGTGCCCATTCAAGAAAACCAGACATCGATCAG tagCAGAACTAGGAGAGCGACTACCAGTAAACTGCAAGACAAATTACAGCTCTCAACGTCTCCTAAGCCAGAAATG gaaaataaagagaatgtTGATAAAGTGTCATGGGACCACTCAGTTGTAagctcagaaacaaaagttaCTTTAAACTCTTCTGCAATTCCACTGACAAGTTGCCTATCAGGGACAAACTGTAATCTTGAAGATCAAGATCCAAAGAATAAAGTTATTGATATAAAATCTCAGCATGTATCACTTAGCAAGGCcttcttggaaataaaaagaattaaagagaAGCATTTGatagcagaaaaacaaaaggcaagTATCAGTGCACCGAAGAAACCAGCTCTTGGCAGGTATCGTGGCAAAGTTATCCAATCCAAGATAAATTCTTTCCGAAAAGCAGTAAAAACCGAGGGGGAAAATAGTTCTTTGCCAGACAAGaagccttttccttctgccaccAAACAAGCAGCAAATTCTTTGTCCACGAAAAGCTGTAATGCAGTTCTGAAGACCATCAAAGTCACAAACAACCCAAAGTCTGTAAAATCAAATGGTGTCCTGCCATTTCAAAGCAAACCATCTGACAAAGCTGCTACTAACTTGCAGTCTGGTCTGAAGAAACAGCTGACATTTGCAGTAGGACCAAAGAAAGTAACAGTCCCAAAAGTGGTTGGTGGAAGGGGACCACAGCCATCAAAGGCTGCTTCTAGCAATCCTGATCGCAGAGTGTGGGGTGCGAAGAAATGTGCAGATTTCTGTGAAGATGCAAGACCAGAAGCTCCAACAAAATCAACTTCTGTTGCTCCTGGTACAAAATCAGGACAGAATTCTAAAATGGATGGCAACAGAAAATCTATTCTGCCAAAAGAGTCAGCAGAAGAGAGAAG AGCTCGCCTGGATGAATGGAGGGCATCTAGAGGAAAAGCAATGAGACGACCTCCTATATATGCACTTCTGGGACCCCAGTCTAAAAGTGAAGAGCAAGAACTCTCTGCTGCTGATATAGAAAAGGTCAACAAGACTCTGAGTGAATGCCTGCAGTTAACAGAACAG GGGCATCAAGGTGAGGAAGTACGTGCCATGCTGGAAGATCTGATACAGAGCATTCCTGGGGTTAAAAAGCTTGCAAAATATTGGATCTGCTGTATGCATCTTGAACAGAGGGGCCATCTTGAAAAGCTTATTGCTGTCTATGAAGAGGCCATTTTGGCAGGAGCACTG CCCAAAGAGGAATTGCGACACACACTAGTAGATACAATCAAAAATACTGAAAGTCTTTGTAACTCTGAGAATG gggCAACTGTGATAGAAGCTCATTTAAGTGAGGTAGTGGAAGTCAGCAAGGAACCAAATTCACCTGTAGAGCCTGTTCAGGAAGCCTTCAAGGATTTCTGCCCTGATGATGACCAAAAAGCAGAGAGTGATAATAAGAGggcagagaaaagcagtgaagttatcaaaaaagaagaaattgattTAGACTTAAAACCAAGAGAAGAGATCTTGccaaaaaagaataaaaagcacaAGGCTAAAGAACGggcaaaaaagaaaggaaaatgcgAAAGAGAACAGAAtgaggatgggaaaaaaaatatggccCAAGCAGTTAATTCTCCTGAGAAGGAGAATGACACATCTTATTCAATGAGATACAATCTTCCTACCACACCATACTTGGAAAG TGTGAAGATGCATTCTGAGGCAAATGACTGCAGTGCTAAAGATCTGAAAATCGTAACTCCTTTGCGATATTCTCAACGCATTCGGGAGAAGATGTGCAAGCTGCCTGAGGGTGTTAAAGATCAAGATTCGTGTGTCTCTTCACTTGAGCCGCTGGGAGACTTGGAATCAAAAGCCACTGTGTTTATCCACAAACACAGCAATGCTCTGCAAGAAACAAGTGCTGAAATAGAAGAGTAG
- the CKAP2 gene encoding cytoskeleton-associated protein 2 isoform X1 produces MAARVAPRLPASRRSEPAFREQRRQKVEEYLSRKKTFSGVPIQENQTSISSSRTRRATTSKLQDKLQLSTSPKPEMENKENVDKVSWDHSVVSSETKVTLNSSAIPLTSCLSGTNCNLEDQDPKNKVIDIKSQHVSLSKAFLEIKRIKEKHLIAEKQKASISAPKKPALGRYRGKVIQSKINSFRKAVKTEGENSSLPDKKPFPSATKQAANSLSTKSCNAVLKTIKVTNNPKSVKSNGVLPFQSKPSDKAATNLQSGLKKQLTFAVGPKKVTVPKVVGGRGPQPSKAASSNPDRRVWGAKKCADFCEDARPEAPTKSTSVAPGTKSGQNSKMDGNRKSILPKESAEERRARLDEWRASRGKAMRRPPIYALLGPQSKSEEQELSAADIEKVNKTLSECLQLTEQGHQGEEVRAMLEDLIQSIPGVKKLAKYWICCMHLEQRGHLEKLIAVYEEAILAGALPKEELRHTLVDTIKNTESLCNSENGATVIEAHLSEVVEVSKEPNSPVEPVQEAFKDFCPDDDQKAESDNKRAEKSSEVIKKEEIDLDLKPREEILPKKNKKHKAKERAKKKGKCEREQNEDGKKNMAQAVNSPEKENDTSYSMRYNLPTTPYLESVKMHSEANDCSAKDLKIVTPLRYSQRIREKMCKLPEGVKDQDSCVSSLEPLGDLESKATVFIHKHSNALQETSAEIEE; encoded by the exons ATGGCGGCGCGTGTGGCTCCGCGGCTCCCGGCTAGTCGCAGGTCCGAGCCCGCCTTCCGCG AACAAAGACGACAGAAAGTCGAAGAGTATCTATCAAGAAAGAAGACTTTTTCTGGTGTGCCCATTCAAGAAAACCAGACATCGATCAG cagtagCAGAACTAGGAGAGCGACTACCAGTAAACTGCAAGACAAATTACAGCTCTCAACGTCTCCTAAGCCAGAAATG gaaaataaagagaatgtTGATAAAGTGTCATGGGACCACTCAGTTGTAagctcagaaacaaaagttaCTTTAAACTCTTCTGCAATTCCACTGACAAGTTGCCTATCAGGGACAAACTGTAATCTTGAAGATCAAGATCCAAAGAATAAAGTTATTGATATAAAATCTCAGCATGTATCACTTAGCAAGGCcttcttggaaataaaaagaattaaagagaAGCATTTGatagcagaaaaacaaaaggcaagTATCAGTGCACCGAAGAAACCAGCTCTTGGCAGGTATCGTGGCAAAGTTATCCAATCCAAGATAAATTCTTTCCGAAAAGCAGTAAAAACCGAGGGGGAAAATAGTTCTTTGCCAGACAAGaagccttttccttctgccaccAAACAAGCAGCAAATTCTTTGTCCACGAAAAGCTGTAATGCAGTTCTGAAGACCATCAAAGTCACAAACAACCCAAAGTCTGTAAAATCAAATGGTGTCCTGCCATTTCAAAGCAAACCATCTGACAAAGCTGCTACTAACTTGCAGTCTGGTCTGAAGAAACAGCTGACATTTGCAGTAGGACCAAAGAAAGTAACAGTCCCAAAAGTGGTTGGTGGAAGGGGACCACAGCCATCAAAGGCTGCTTCTAGCAATCCTGATCGCAGAGTGTGGGGTGCGAAGAAATGTGCAGATTTCTGTGAAGATGCAAGACCAGAAGCTCCAACAAAATCAACTTCTGTTGCTCCTGGTACAAAATCAGGACAGAATTCTAAAATGGATGGCAACAGAAAATCTATTCTGCCAAAAGAGTCAGCAGAAGAGAGAAG AGCTCGCCTGGATGAATGGAGGGCATCTAGAGGAAAAGCAATGAGACGACCTCCTATATATGCACTTCTGGGACCCCAGTCTAAAAGTGAAGAGCAAGAACTCTCTGCTGCTGATATAGAAAAGGTCAACAAGACTCTGAGTGAATGCCTGCAGTTAACAGAACAG GGGCATCAAGGTGAGGAAGTACGTGCCATGCTGGAAGATCTGATACAGAGCATTCCTGGGGTTAAAAAGCTTGCAAAATATTGGATCTGCTGTATGCATCTTGAACAGAGGGGCCATCTTGAAAAGCTTATTGCTGTCTATGAAGAGGCCATTTTGGCAGGAGCACTG CCCAAAGAGGAATTGCGACACACACTAGTAGATACAATCAAAAATACTGAAAGTCTTTGTAACTCTGAGAATG gggCAACTGTGATAGAAGCTCATTTAAGTGAGGTAGTGGAAGTCAGCAAGGAACCAAATTCACCTGTAGAGCCTGTTCAGGAAGCCTTCAAGGATTTCTGCCCTGATGATGACCAAAAAGCAGAGAGTGATAATAAGAGggcagagaaaagcagtgaagttatcaaaaaagaagaaattgattTAGACTTAAAACCAAGAGAAGAGATCTTGccaaaaaagaataaaaagcacaAGGCTAAAGAACGggcaaaaaagaaaggaaaatgcgAAAGAGAACAGAAtgaggatgggaaaaaaaatatggccCAAGCAGTTAATTCTCCTGAGAAGGAGAATGACACATCTTATTCAATGAGATACAATCTTCCTACCACACCATACTTGGAAAG TGTGAAGATGCATTCTGAGGCAAATGACTGCAGTGCTAAAGATCTGAAAATCGTAACTCCTTTGCGATATTCTCAACGCATTCGGGAGAAGATGTGCAAGCTGCCTGAGGGTGTTAAAGATCAAGATTCGTGTGTCTCTTCACTTGAGCCGCTGGGAGACTTGGAATCAAAAGCCACTGTGTTTATCCACAAACACAGCAATGCTCTGCAAGAAACAAGTGCTGAAATAGAAGAGTAG